A window of the Osmia lignaria lignaria isolate PbOS001 chromosome 2, iyOsmLign1, whole genome shotgun sequence genome harbors these coding sequences:
- the MBD-R2 gene encoding PHD finger protein MBD-R2 isoform X6 yields the protein MKRRRIARSRGKGIPPLRMMKMARKCCVRSCEVDVQDARAKGLPLHRFPKDNNLRSKWLASGGFETSFKPTPGQVVCHRHFKRADYEAAKGHKLLLRKGSIPSVFADYDNHPDPVIMSVKSSTSYAQEDLDLINSEILNLEQCISPLVSEGRTQKSDTPKETCSSQSASLVDSLNELDSTESVDNGYKNLNIKEKDSIKEEVPVKQEANETPEVQVNTMAVQLGIVESDMAMKHIQKNLIIKEELKNVKMEDEKVFEKSDELKPKILNKGGLKFFPGAKLEAKDFNEKWYSAKVVETDWDEREVLIHFDKWSSRFDEWIPMDSSRLRVLQTQPTEETWDPPASEENMKDFLVGERILATWADGRKYPAKVNAVLGNDRYDVLFDDGYAKTVKSSKMTKITPASTKQFSQTEEYIGSKQERRDKKRKHTVMELFHTHSRKRTKNEGDKVAKKQEVAINENGEVTDKIDLDGTLFGPCYDPGTDLLRGFDTNISKMKACTKKSKKDIPRNDVNQEDDVGPEWVDGEPQGTESYIVDGNDGPRRSIIVADKRLPPGWQKHFTQRKAGTSAGKWDVLFLHKSSGKKFRSRNDIKVFLENQGQFDFDPEKFDFCIHRKKKNYGQKLKQPITMDVPKKIKTLLPKAKTAVTEDSSLVSASTPVTTLVSTSTTSITDGAVFIGGLRVEMEDSAYKCPKQGCNKTFRKENLLQMHIKHYHPEYSKFLGSTPNVADLAYARTIGESVEDIIPKKSNNLLDKCNKLGKKKPIHDKALYTAPSSVTNFVQSTSPKVILPATSDIEDEIDQIEKSNDVSVEDIKSERMSPISSHSIDMDDDIEKKRDSSAMSPGTLFDMKIKEEKTQTGIKTLLPVRPAVSSEVQRIDRPKSLDEVINIDRMKGQRKRQLSEYSSDGLNRNKRRNGELDEYGDLDDSALDTDEPPTLTYRYSRRKSDSRSDENSQSKTEGVMMMINGEMVKVEQLRREEIINCTCGYMEEDGLMIQCDLCLCWQHGHCNAIEREKDVPEKYVCYICQNPYRQRPSKKYFHDQDWVKEGKLPMLSDRTKNQNQVNQRTAMLKRSYDLVASLLQIQQVLHSLRVKINVAQKKDHPKLYLWAKNWEKVEVPKPDLTPIPIMEVTKSGSEDGDDITETSHRVEVKTEIKFTLKDNHDEKLIASDSELMKILEEDNPTSDESKATCKKEDLTNENKSHILLDALTKSGGIEEKYKNSTTSEIKPDTDLLTNQSIVSENDISMPAASENNMHEELKQETTPIQPFIPQPEAPIDPGECRMRLLEHIEHFQNHIDARLTFIEAQVCALEAMDPEDVSSPEIQPRTKQTVQMLLRDLNTVRKLAALC from the exons ATGAAGCGGCGGCGTATAGCGCGGTCGCGTGGTAAAGGGATACCGCCTTTGAGGATGATGAAAATGGCGCGCAAATGTTGCGTGCGTAGCTGTGAGGTTGATGTTCAGGATGCTAGAGCGAAGGGTTTACCGCTTCATAGATTTCCAAAAGATAATAATTTAAGAAGTAAATGGTTGGCTAGTGGTGGATTCGAGACAAGTTTCAAACCTACACCGGGTCAAGTTGTCTGCCACAGGCATTTTAAACGTGCTGATTACGAAGCCGCTAAGGGACATAAATTACTTCTGCGTAAGGGCAGTATTCCATCAGTTTTTGCAGATTATGACAATCATCCAG ATCCTGTGATTATGTCTGTGAAATCATCAACTTCTTATGCGCAGGAGGATTTGGATCTCATTAATTCTGAGATTTTAAATTTAGAGCAATGTATTTCACCATTGGTATCTGAAGGAAGAACACAAAAGTCTGATACCCCTAAAGAAACATGTTCTTCTCAATCAGCATCATTAGTTGATTCTTTGAATGAGTTAGATTCAACAGAATCTGTTGACAATGGGTACAAAAATTtgaacataaaagaaaaagacaGCATAAAAGAAGAAGTTCCTGTAAAACAGGAAGCAAATGAAACTCCAGAAGTACAAGTAAATACCATGGCAGTGCAATTGGGAATTGTTGAATCAGACATGGCAATGAAGCATAtacaaaaaaatttaattataaaagaagaattaaaaaacGTAAAAATGGAAGATGAAAAAGTATTTGAGAAGTCAGATGAATTGAAACCAAAGATTTTAAATAAGGgtggattaaaattttttcctGGTGCCAAATTAGAAGCAAAggatttcaatgaaaaatg GTATTCAGCCAAAGTAGTGGAAACTGATTGGGATGAAAGAGAAGTTTTGATCCATTTTGATAAGTGGAGTTCAAGATTTGATGAATGGATACCTATGGATAGCTCTAGATTACGTGTATTGCAAACACAACCAAC cGAAGAAACATGGGATCCGCCAGCATC ggaagaaaatatgaaagattTTTTAGTGGGAGAAAGGATACTTGCTACATGGGCTGATGGTAGAAAATATCCAGCCAAAGTGAATGCAGTTTTAGGAAATG ATAGGTATGATGTACTCTTTGATGATGGATATGCAAAGACGGTTAAATCgtcaaaaatgacaaaaattacTCCAGCATCTACCAAG CAATTTAGTCAAACTGAAGAGTATATAGGAAGCAAGCAAGAGAGGAgagataagaaaagaaaacataCAGTTATGGAATTATTTCATACACATTCGAGAAAACGGACGAAAAATGAAGGAGATAAAGTAGCCAAAAAGCAAGAGGTGGCAATTAATGAAAATGGAGAAGTTACAGACAAAATTGATTTAGATGGTACTCTGTTTGGCCCTTGTTATGATCCTGGGACAGATCTATTACGGGGATTTGACACAAATATATCCAAAATGAAAGCTTGTACAAAAAAGAGCAAGAAGGATATCCCAAGAAATGATGTAAATCAGGAGGATGATGTAGGGCCAGAATGGGTAGATGGAGAACCTCAAGGAACTGAATCTTACATAGTAGATGGAAATGATG GACCTCGTCGCTCAATAATAGTTGCAGATAAACGATTACCACCTGGATGGCAAAAACATTTTACGCAAAGAAAGGCCGGTACGTCCGCCGGGAAATGGGATGTCTTATTTCTTCATAAATCAAGTGGGAAAAAGTTTCGATCGCGAAATGATATCAAGGTGTTCCTAGAAAATCAGGGGCAATTCGATTTTGATCCCGAGAAATTTGATTTCTGTATTCAccggaaaaagaaaaactatgGGCAAAAATTAAAACAACCGATTACAATGGATGTACCAAAGAAGATCAAGACTTTATTACCTAAAGCAAAAACAGCAGTAACAGAAGATTCGTCGTTGGTTTCAGCAAGTACACCAGTTACAACATTAGTATCTACATCAACAACATCAATTACAGACGGTG CTGTTTTCATTGGCGGACTTCGCGTAGAGATGGAGGACAGTGCATATAAATGTCCAAAGCAAGGATGTAACAAGACATTTCGTAAAGAAAATCTTTTACAAATGCACATAAAACATTATCATCCAGAATACTCCAAATTTTTGGGATCTACGCCAAATGTTGCAGATTTAGCGTATGCAAGAACAATCGGAGAATCAGTCGAGGATATTATTCCAAAGAAATCAAATAACTTGTTAGACAAATGTAATAAACTTGGAAAGAAAAAACCTATTCATGATAAAGCATTATATACCGCGCCTTCGTCTGTAACAAATTTTGTTCAATCTACGTCGCCGAAAGTAATTTTACCGGCAACATCTGATATAGAAGATGAAATAGATCAAATAGAAAAATCTAACGATGTATCAGTAGAAGACATTAAATCAGAAAGAATGTCTCCAATTTCGAGTCATAGTATTGACATGGATGATGATATTGAAAAGAAACGAGATTCTTCGGCAATGTCACCTGGAACATTATTTGATatgaaaattaaagaagaaaaaacacaaACTGGTATTAAAACTCTTCTTCCTGTAAGACCAGCAGTATCGTCAGAAGTGCAAAGGATTGACAGGCCAAAATCTTTAGATGAAGTTATTAATATTGATAGAATGAAGGGTCAACGGAAACGGCAATTATCAGAATACAGTTCTGATGGATTAAATAGGAATAAACGACGGAATGGtg AACTTGATGAATATGGTGATTTGGATGATAGTGCGTTGGATACCGATGAACCGCCAACACTTACGTACAGATACAGTCGCAGGAAATCAGATTCCAGAAGCGATGAAAATAGTCAGAGTA aAACTGAGGGTGTCATGATGATGATCAATGGCGAAATGGTAAAAGTGGAACAACTTCGTAGAGAAGAAATAATAAACTGTACTTGTGGATACATGGAAGAAGATGGTTTAATGATACAGTGTGACCTGTGTTTATGCTGGCAACATGGCCATTGTAATGcaatagaaagagaaaaagatgtACCCGAAAAATATGTTTGTTATATTTGTCAGAACCCATATAGACAACGGCCATCAAAGAAGTATTTCCACGATCAAGATTGGGTGAAAGAGGGAAAACTGCCAATGTTATCTGATCGAACAAAAAATCAGAATCAAGTAAATCAAAGAACAGCTATGCTAAAACGTTCTTATGATTTAGTTGCTTCTCTCTTGCAAATACAACAAGTATTGCACAGTTTAAGAGTAAAGATCAACGTAGCTCA GAAAAAAGATCATCCAAAGCTATACCTTTGGGCGAAAAATTGGGAAAAGGTTGAAGTACCAAAACCAGATCTAACACCAATACCAATTATGGAAGTTACAAAGTCAGGAAGTGAAGATGGAGATGATATAACTGAAACGTCTCATCGAGTCGAAGTAAAGACAGAAATAAAGTTCACTTTAAAAGATAAtcacgatgaaaaattaatagcttCAGACTCGgagttaatgaaaattttagaagAAGATAATCCAACTTCGGATGAATCTAAAGCTACATGCAAAAAAGAGGATTTAACAAATGAGAATAAAAGTCATATTCTTCTTGATGCGCTTACTAAAAGTGGTGGtattgaagaaaaatataaaaattcaacaaCTTCGGAAATAAAACCGGATACAG ATCTGTTAACTAATCAAAGCATTGTATCGGAAAATGATATATCTATGCCAGCTGCTTCAGAAAATAACATGCATGAAGAACTAAAACAGGAAACGACACCGATACAGCCTTTCATTCCCCAACCAGAAGCACCAATTGATCCAGGGGAATGTCGAATGCGATTATTAGAACATATTGAACATTTTCAAAATCATATAGATGCAAGATTAACATTTATTGAAGCACAAGTTTGTG CACTGGAAGCTATGGATCCTGAAGATGTATCTAGTCCAGAAATTCAACCTCGAACTAAACAAACTGTTCAAATGCTTCTTCGAGATTTGAACACAGTACGAAAATTAGCCGCTCtgtgttaa
- the MBD-R2 gene encoding PHD finger protein MBD-R2 isoform X5, with the protein MKRRRIARSRGKGIPPLRMMKMARKCCVRSCEVDVQDARAKGLPLHRFPKDNNLRSKWLASGGFETSFKPTPGQVVCHRHFKRADYEAAKGHKLLLRKGSIPSVFADYDNHPDPVIMSVKSSTSYAQEDLDLINSEILNLEQCISPLVSEGRTQKSDTPKETCSSQSASLVDSLNELDSTESVDNGYKNLNIKEKDSIKEEVPVKQEANETPEVQVNTMAVQLGIVESDMAMKHIQKNLIIKEELKNVKMEDEKVFEKSDELKPKILNKGGLKFFPGAKLEAKDFNEKWYSAKVVETDWDEREVLIHFDKWSSRFDEWIPMDSSRLRVLQTQPTEETWDPPASEENMKDFLVGERILATWADGRKYPAKVNAVLGNDRYDVLFDDGYAKTVKSSKMTKITPASTKQFSQTEEYIGSKQERRDKKRKHTVMELFHTHSRKRTKNEGDKVAKKQEVAINENGEVTDKIDLDGTLFGPCYDPGTDLLRGFDTNISKMKACTKKSKKDIPRNDVNQEDDVGPEWVDGEPQGTESYIVDGNDGPRRSIIVADKRLPPGWQKHFTQRKAGTSAGKWDVLFLHKSSGKKFRSRNDIKVFLENQGQFDFDPEKFDFCIHRKKKNYGQKLKQPITMDVPKKIKTLLPKAKTAVTEDSSLVSASTPVTTLVSTSTTSITDGAVFIGGLRVEMEDSAYKCPKQGCNKTFRKENLLQMHIKHYHPEYSKFLGSTPNVADLAYARTIGESVEDIIPKKSNNLLDKCNKLGKKKPIHDKALYTAPSSVTNFVQSTSPKVILPATSDIEDEIDQIEKSNDVSVEDIKSERMSPISSHSIDMDDDIEKKRDSSAMSPGTLFDMKIKEEKTQTGIKTLLPVRPAVSSEVQRIDRPKSLDEVINIDRMKGQRKRQLSEYSSDGLNRNKRRNGGIPELDEYGDLDDSALDTDEPPTLTYRYSRRKSDSRSDENSQSKTEGVMMMINGEMVKVEQLRREEIINCTCGYMEEDGLMIQCDLCLCWQHGHCNAIEREKDVPEKYVCYICQNPYRQRPSKKYFHDQDWVKEGKLPMLSDRTKNQNQVNQRTAMLKRSYDLVASLLQIQQVLHSLRVKINVAQKKDHPKLYLWAKNWEKVEVPKPDLTPIPIMEVTKSGSEDGDDITETSHRVEVKTEIKFTLKDNHDEKLIASDSELMKILEEDNPTSDESKATCKKEDLTNENKSHILLDALTKSGGIEEKYKNSTTSEIKPDTDLLTNQSIVSENDISMPAASENNMHEELKQETTPIQPFIPQPEAPIDPGECRMRLLEHIEHFQNHIDARLTFIEAQVCALEAMDPEDVSSPEIQPRTKQTVQMLLRDLNTVRKLAALC; encoded by the exons ATGAAGCGGCGGCGTATAGCGCGGTCGCGTGGTAAAGGGATACCGCCTTTGAGGATGATGAAAATGGCGCGCAAATGTTGCGTGCGTAGCTGTGAGGTTGATGTTCAGGATGCTAGAGCGAAGGGTTTACCGCTTCATAGATTTCCAAAAGATAATAATTTAAGAAGTAAATGGTTGGCTAGTGGTGGATTCGAGACAAGTTTCAAACCTACACCGGGTCAAGTTGTCTGCCACAGGCATTTTAAACGTGCTGATTACGAAGCCGCTAAGGGACATAAATTACTTCTGCGTAAGGGCAGTATTCCATCAGTTTTTGCAGATTATGACAATCATCCAG ATCCTGTGATTATGTCTGTGAAATCATCAACTTCTTATGCGCAGGAGGATTTGGATCTCATTAATTCTGAGATTTTAAATTTAGAGCAATGTATTTCACCATTGGTATCTGAAGGAAGAACACAAAAGTCTGATACCCCTAAAGAAACATGTTCTTCTCAATCAGCATCATTAGTTGATTCTTTGAATGAGTTAGATTCAACAGAATCTGTTGACAATGGGTACAAAAATTtgaacataaaagaaaaagacaGCATAAAAGAAGAAGTTCCTGTAAAACAGGAAGCAAATGAAACTCCAGAAGTACAAGTAAATACCATGGCAGTGCAATTGGGAATTGTTGAATCAGACATGGCAATGAAGCATAtacaaaaaaatttaattataaaagaagaattaaaaaacGTAAAAATGGAAGATGAAAAAGTATTTGAGAAGTCAGATGAATTGAAACCAAAGATTTTAAATAAGGgtggattaaaattttttcctGGTGCCAAATTAGAAGCAAAggatttcaatgaaaaatg GTATTCAGCCAAAGTAGTGGAAACTGATTGGGATGAAAGAGAAGTTTTGATCCATTTTGATAAGTGGAGTTCAAGATTTGATGAATGGATACCTATGGATAGCTCTAGATTACGTGTATTGCAAACACAACCAAC cGAAGAAACATGGGATCCGCCAGCATC ggaagaaaatatgaaagattTTTTAGTGGGAGAAAGGATACTTGCTACATGGGCTGATGGTAGAAAATATCCAGCCAAAGTGAATGCAGTTTTAGGAAATG ATAGGTATGATGTACTCTTTGATGATGGATATGCAAAGACGGTTAAATCgtcaaaaatgacaaaaattacTCCAGCATCTACCAAG CAATTTAGTCAAACTGAAGAGTATATAGGAAGCAAGCAAGAGAGGAgagataagaaaagaaaacataCAGTTATGGAATTATTTCATACACATTCGAGAAAACGGACGAAAAATGAAGGAGATAAAGTAGCCAAAAAGCAAGAGGTGGCAATTAATGAAAATGGAGAAGTTACAGACAAAATTGATTTAGATGGTACTCTGTTTGGCCCTTGTTATGATCCTGGGACAGATCTATTACGGGGATTTGACACAAATATATCCAAAATGAAAGCTTGTACAAAAAAGAGCAAGAAGGATATCCCAAGAAATGATGTAAATCAGGAGGATGATGTAGGGCCAGAATGGGTAGATGGAGAACCTCAAGGAACTGAATCTTACATAGTAGATGGAAATGATG GACCTCGTCGCTCAATAATAGTTGCAGATAAACGATTACCACCTGGATGGCAAAAACATTTTACGCAAAGAAAGGCCGGTACGTCCGCCGGGAAATGGGATGTCTTATTTCTTCATAAATCAAGTGGGAAAAAGTTTCGATCGCGAAATGATATCAAGGTGTTCCTAGAAAATCAGGGGCAATTCGATTTTGATCCCGAGAAATTTGATTTCTGTATTCAccggaaaaagaaaaactatgGGCAAAAATTAAAACAACCGATTACAATGGATGTACCAAAGAAGATCAAGACTTTATTACCTAAAGCAAAAACAGCAGTAACAGAAGATTCGTCGTTGGTTTCAGCAAGTACACCAGTTACAACATTAGTATCTACATCAACAACATCAATTACAGACGGTG CTGTTTTCATTGGCGGACTTCGCGTAGAGATGGAGGACAGTGCATATAAATGTCCAAAGCAAGGATGTAACAAGACATTTCGTAAAGAAAATCTTTTACAAATGCACATAAAACATTATCATCCAGAATACTCCAAATTTTTGGGATCTACGCCAAATGTTGCAGATTTAGCGTATGCAAGAACAATCGGAGAATCAGTCGAGGATATTATTCCAAAGAAATCAAATAACTTGTTAGACAAATGTAATAAACTTGGAAAGAAAAAACCTATTCATGATAAAGCATTATATACCGCGCCTTCGTCTGTAACAAATTTTGTTCAATCTACGTCGCCGAAAGTAATTTTACCGGCAACATCTGATATAGAAGATGAAATAGATCAAATAGAAAAATCTAACGATGTATCAGTAGAAGACATTAAATCAGAAAGAATGTCTCCAATTTCGAGTCATAGTATTGACATGGATGATGATATTGAAAAGAAACGAGATTCTTCGGCAATGTCACCTGGAACATTATTTGATatgaaaattaaagaagaaaaaacacaaACTGGTATTAAAACTCTTCTTCCTGTAAGACCAGCAGTATCGTCAGAAGTGCAAAGGATTGACAGGCCAAAATCTTTAGATGAAGTTATTAATATTGATAGAATGAAGGGTCAACGGAAACGGCAATTATCAGAATACAGTTCTGATGGATTAAATAGGAATAAACGACGGAATGGtg GTATTCCAGAACTTGATGAATATGGTGATTTGGATGATAGTGCGTTGGATACCGATGAACCGCCAACACTTACGTACAGATACAGTCGCAGGAAATCAGATTCCAGAAGCGATGAAAATAGTCAGAGTA aAACTGAGGGTGTCATGATGATGATCAATGGCGAAATGGTAAAAGTGGAACAACTTCGTAGAGAAGAAATAATAAACTGTACTTGTGGATACATGGAAGAAGATGGTTTAATGATACAGTGTGACCTGTGTTTATGCTGGCAACATGGCCATTGTAATGcaatagaaagagaaaaagatgtACCCGAAAAATATGTTTGTTATATTTGTCAGAACCCATATAGACAACGGCCATCAAAGAAGTATTTCCACGATCAAGATTGGGTGAAAGAGGGAAAACTGCCAATGTTATCTGATCGAACAAAAAATCAGAATCAAGTAAATCAAAGAACAGCTATGCTAAAACGTTCTTATGATTTAGTTGCTTCTCTCTTGCAAATACAACAAGTATTGCACAGTTTAAGAGTAAAGATCAACGTAGCTCA GAAAAAAGATCATCCAAAGCTATACCTTTGGGCGAAAAATTGGGAAAAGGTTGAAGTACCAAAACCAGATCTAACACCAATACCAATTATGGAAGTTACAAAGTCAGGAAGTGAAGATGGAGATGATATAACTGAAACGTCTCATCGAGTCGAAGTAAAGACAGAAATAAAGTTCACTTTAAAAGATAAtcacgatgaaaaattaatagcttCAGACTCGgagttaatgaaaattttagaagAAGATAATCCAACTTCGGATGAATCTAAAGCTACATGCAAAAAAGAGGATTTAACAAATGAGAATAAAAGTCATATTCTTCTTGATGCGCTTACTAAAAGTGGTGGtattgaagaaaaatataaaaattcaacaaCTTCGGAAATAAAACCGGATACAG ATCTGTTAACTAATCAAAGCATTGTATCGGAAAATGATATATCTATGCCAGCTGCTTCAGAAAATAACATGCATGAAGAACTAAAACAGGAAACGACACCGATACAGCCTTTCATTCCCCAACCAGAAGCACCAATTGATCCAGGGGAATGTCGAATGCGATTATTAGAACATATTGAACATTTTCAAAATCATATAGATGCAAGATTAACATTTATTGAAGCACAAGTTTGTG CACTGGAAGCTATGGATCCTGAAGATGTATCTAGTCCAGAAATTCAACCTCGAACTAAACAAACTGTTCAAATGCTTCTTCGAGATTTGAACACAGTACGAAAATTAGCCGCTCtgtgttaa